A region of the Caballeronia sp. TF1N1 genome:
TGGTCGCGCCCAGTTCGCCCGCCACGCGGTACAGAATGCCGCGCCGCAGCCGCGAGCACAGCGAACACGTCGTCTTGCCTTCCGGCACCAGCCGCTTGACGATGCTGTACGTATCCTGGTTCTCGATATGAAACGGAATATCGAGCTTGCTCAGATATTCGGGCAGCACATGCTCCGGAAATCCCGGCTGCTTCTGATCCAGATTGACGGCCACGAGTTCGAAGTTGATCGGCGCGCGCTCGCGCAGGCGCATGAGAATTTCGAGCATCGCGTAACTGTCCTTGCCGCCGGACAGACACACCATGACCTTGTCGCCTTCCTCGATCATGTTGAAGTCGCCGATCGCCTCGCCGACTTGCCGCGCGAGCCGCTTGAAGAGCTTGTTGTTCTCGTAGGCTTCCTTCTGCTGACGGCGCGTCAGCGCTTCGCGCGCGGGCTTTTGCTCGTCGGGCGCTTGCAGTGTCTCGGGCGCGTTCATGCTCGTTCCTCTTTGATACGGAAGACTTCGACGCCCACCGCGTCGCAGTCGGGATACACGTCGGGTTTTTCTGTCGATACCACCACGGCCCGCACATTCGGATGCGCGAGCAGCGCGGCGGCGACATCGTCGCAGAGTGTTTCCTGCAGATGGATGTGGCCGCGCTTCACGCGCTCGGCGATGGTCGAGCGCATGAAGTCGTAGTCGACGACTTCGGCGAGCTTGTCCGCGACGGGCGTGGACAGCGCGAGCGGCACGAACAGTTCGACGTTGATCACGACGCGTTGCTCGCCGCGCTTCTCGAAGTCATGCACACCGATATTGATGCGCACTTCGTAGTTGCGCAGAAAAAGCCGCCGGCAATCGGCCAGCCGGGGATGCGAAAGTGCGGCAAGCATGGGTTCGTTCCAAAAGTTGATACGCGGCGCGCGGGCTACAGCTTCGGCGCGCCGAACAGGTACATCACGTCGCGCGGGCTCGGCACGAGATGCTGGCCGCCATCGACCACGAGCGTCGTGCCGGTCATGCCGTGCGCGTTCGCCAGAAAGCACGCGGCCTCCGCGACGTCGCGCACCGTGGACGCCCGCTTGAGCGGCGTCACGCGATGCGCCGCCGCGAACGATTCCGGCGTCTGCCCGGCGGAAATCAGCGTCAGTCCCGGCGCGAGGCCGACGACGCGCAGCTTCGGCCCCAGCGCCTGCGCGAGCGCGACGGTGGCGTTTTCCAGCGCGGCCTTCGTGAGCGTGTACGACAGGTAATCCGGATTCATGTTGTACAGCTTCTGATCGAGCACGTTGATGACAACGCCGCGTTGCGTGTCGTCATCGGCGGCGGATTCAGGCGTGATTTCGTGCAACAGACGCGCAAGCGTGAGCGGCGCGGCGACGTTGATCGCGGTCATCTCGAGCAGCTTTGCGTAGCCGAAGTCGGTGGCCGTGTCTTCGTCGAAACGCGATGCGCAGTTCACCACGCAATTCAGCGCGCCGAATGCCTCGACACACGCCGGCACGAGCCGCGCCACGTCCGCTTCGATGCCGAGATCCGCGTGCAATGCGGCCGCGCGCCGGCCAAGCGCTTCGATTTCGGCGACGGTTTCGAGCGCTTCACGCGCAGAGCCGCCGTAGTGCACGGCGACGTCCCAGCCCTGGCGAGCGAATTCCAGCGCGACGCCGCGCCCTATGCGCCTGGCGCCGCCGGTCACGAGTACGACGCGGGCCCGCGCAGCCGAAGCGGGCGAAAGCGGCAAATTTGCGGAAGATAACGGCGTGGAGGCGCTCATTTACAATACTGGGATGAATCCGAAAGCTCGACAATCCGACAGTTTACCTGCTCCCGGCGCGGATGCACTCGCCCAGTCCGACGCACTTTCCGCGCTGATTTGCGAGCGTATCGCCGAGGCGGGCGGCTGGCTGCCGTTCGACCGCTACATGGACCTCGCGCTGTATGCGCCCGGACTCGGCTATTACAGCGGCGGCGCGATGAAGTTCGGCCGGCGCGCGGAAGACGGCAGCGACTTCGTCACCGCGCCGGAATTGTCGCCCTTGTTCGCAACGACGCTCGCGCGGCCCGTGGCGCAGGCGCTCGAACAGAGCGGCACGCGCCGGCTGATGGAGTTCGGCGCGGGCACGGGCAAGCTCGCGGCGGGTTTGCTCAACGCGCTAGCCGAACTAGACGTGGCCTTCGATAGTTACGCAATCGTCGATCTTTCCGGCGAATTGCGCGCGCGCCAGCGCGAGACAATCGAAGCGCAGGCGCCCTCGCTCGCCGCCAAGGTCATCTGGCTCGATGCATTGCCGGATTCGTTCGAAGGCGTGGTGATCGGCAACGAAGTGCTGGACGCCATGCCGGTGCGGCTCGTGGTGCGCAAGCTCGGCGCGTGGCACGAGCGCGGCGTGGTCGTGCTGAACGACCGTTTTGCTTTCGATGACCATCCCGTGGAAATCGACGAGCAAATCGAATTGATCGATGCCGCCATCGACGAAGCCAACGACGAGCCATTCACCGAATACGTGACCGAAACGCACGAGGCGGCGCTCGGCTTCACGAAGACCGTTTGCACCATGCTCACGCGCGGCGCGGCGTTTTTCATCGACTACGGATTTCCGCGCCGCGAGTTCTATCACGCGCAGCGCGCGACCGGAACGTTGATGTGTCATTGCCGGCATCGCGCGCACACGGACCCGTTTCTCTATCCGGGCTTGCAGGACATCACGGCGCACGTCGAATTCACGGGGATCGCGGAAGCAGGCACGGAAGCCGGCGCCGATCTGCTGGGCTTCACGTCGCAGGCGCGCTTTCTGATGAACGCCGGTATCACCGACGTACTCAACGAACTCGATCCCGCCGACGTACGGCGCTTTTTGCCCGCCGCCAACGCCGTGCAGAAATTGCTTTCGGAAGCAGAGATGGGCGAACTCTTCAAGGTGATCGCGTTTTCGCGCGGCATTCCCGGCACGCTCGACGCCTTCTCGGCCGGCGACCGTTCCCATACGCTCTGAGCCATTGCCATGATCCGCTGGCTTCTGACTACGTTTGTCGCGCTGATGGTGCTGTCGGCTTGCTGGCCGTGGCTCCGCAAGCTCGGCGTCGGGCGCTTGCCGGGCGATTTCACGCTGCGCATCTTTGGACGCGAATACTCGTTTCCGTTCATGTCGACGCTGCTGCTGTCGATGTTGCTGTCGCTGATCGCGCGCGCGCTCTAGCCGTTACAGAACCGCCTTCACCGCTTCGACCCGCGCATCGTGCACGGCGTCCTTTATGCGCGCGGGCTGATTGGCGAAGCGTTGCGCGACCGCGCCGGCATCGACGGAACGGGCCGCGACTAGCGCCTCGCGCAGCCGTTCAGCCTGTGGATAAGGCTGCTGTTCCAGACCGAGCCGACCGCGCGCATCGGCGAGACATGCCTGCAAGGCTTCCGCGAAACGCGCGGGTTTGCGCAACGCGTCGGCGCGTTCGAAGAGGCGCACCAGCGCGGCCGCGCCCGCGTCCATGACGCGATGAATGTTGCCGTGCTCGCGCGCGACGAGTACCGCCAGATCGCGGCACTCGTTTGGCACGCGCAAGCGGTCGCAAAGCGGCTTCAGGAGATCGACGCTGCGCCCTTCGTGACCAAGATGGCGCGGCAGGATATCGTCCGGCGTGGTCGCCTTGCCGAGATCGTGAGTGAGCGCGGCGAAGCGCACCGGCAACGCAAACCCCTGCGACGCCGCGTAGTCCACCACCATCATCACGTGGACGCCGGTGTCCACTTCGGGATGGTAGTCGGCGCGTTGCGGCACGCCCCAAAGCGCGTTGACTTCGGGGAGAATGCGCGCCAGCGCGCCGCAACCGCGCAGGACCTCGAACATGCGAGAAGGCTTCTTTTCCATCAGACCGCGCGAGACTTCCTGCCATACGCGCTCGGGCACGAGGGCATCGACTTCGCCCGCCTCGACCATTTTCTTCATCAGCGCTTCGGTTTCCGGCGCGACTGAAAAATCGGCGAAGCGCGCCGCGAAACGAGCGAGACGAAGAATACGCACCGGGTCTTCGATGAACGCATCGCCCACATGCCGGAAGAGTTTCTGCGCGAGATCGGCGCGGCCGTTGAACGGATCGATCACCGGGCCGGTCAGTTCGCCATCGGGATTCACTTCGCGCGCCATTGCATTGATGGTCAGATCGCGCCGCGTCAAGTCCTCTTCGAGCGTCACGTCCGGCGAGTAGTAAAACTGGAAGCCGTGATACCCCGCCGCCGTCTTGCGCTCGGTGCGCGCGAGCGCGTATTCCTCGTGCGTCCGCGGATGCAAAAACACCGGGAAATCCTTGCCCACCGGCTTATAGCCTTGCGCCACCATTTGCTCGGGCGTGGCTCCAACCACGACATAATCGCGATCCACCACCGGCACGCCGAGCAACTCGTCGCGGATCGCGCCGCCAACCGCGTAAATGTTCATTGCGCGATTTCCTGCTTTGCATCCTCGATCCACGCCGCGACCGCGGGCAATGCGGTCACGCGCTGCGCATAGGCACGCGATTCATGGTCAAGCGACGGCTCGTAGGAATTGAAGCGCATGACGACCGGCGCGAACATGGCATCCGCAATACCGAACTCGCCGAACAGAAACGGCCCGCCCGACTTCGCCAGGCAATCGGCCCACAACGCTTCGATGCGCGCGATATTCGCCAATGCGCCTTCGCTTGCGCCTTTGCCTGGCGCGTGCGTGCGAATTTCCATGGGCATCGACTGACGCAAGTCAGCGAAACTCGCGTGCATCTCGGCGCTGATGCTGCGCGCATGTGCCCGCGCACCGGCATCGCGCGGCCACATCGCGTGGTCGGGAAGGCGCTCGGCGAGGGTCTCCATGATCGCAAGCGACTCCCACACGGAGGCGCCGTCGTCGGTGACGAGACACGGCACCTTGCCCGATGGCGACACTTCGAGAATGCGCGCCTTGGTATCGGGCTGACCGAGACGGATCAGCGTTTCCTCGAAGGGAATGCCGAAGTGCTTCATCAGCACCCAAGGGCGCATGGACCAGGAAGACGTGTTCTTGTCACCAATGACGAGTTTCATGCGATCGATGTTCAGCGATGCGCCGTGGCGCGAAAAGAATTGAAGCGCGAGCGATTCGACGCGCCCGTCAGATACAACGGCGCAATCGCCTCGATGCTCGCCGGTTCGCCGATGCCCAGTTCGGGCGCAAGCGGGCCGCTCGCAATATTCGGCGTTTTCATGGAATCGAGATTGTCGCGCGAAATCAGCGGTTCACCGGGCGCGAGTTCGAGCGTCATCGCCTGAAGGCGGCCAAGGCTCTCGGGCAACTTGATGATGCGCGAATGCTTGCCGATGGTCGCGCCCGCAAAGCGCACCAGCTCCGCGAGCGTGAAGACGCCCGGCCCCGCGAGCTCGTAGACCATGCGGTTGGCCGCGTCGAGGTCGAGCACGTTGACCATGGCCTTGGCCACGTCGCCGACGAAAATAGGCTGGAACTGCGCGTCGGCGCAAGCCAGCGGAATCACCGGGAACATGCGTTCGAGGAAGGCGAACTGGTTCAGCAGATTGTCCTCGGGACCGAAAACGACGGAGCTTCGGAAAATGGTCCAGTCGAGGCCCGAGTCGCGCACCGCCTTTTCGCCATCGCCCTTCGAGCGCAAATACATGCTCGGACCTTCCGAATCCGCACCGATCGCGCTCATGTGCAGCAGCCGGCGCACGCCTTTCGCCGCGCACGCCGCCGCGATCTTGCGCGGCAACTCGACGTGTGCTTTCTCGAACTCAGGCCCATAAGGCTCGCCGCGCCGCCCTTGCAGCACGCCGACGAGGTTGATCACCGCGTCGGCCTCCGCGACGAAAGCCGCGAGTTGCGCGGGATCGTGAATATCGGTTTCGATGACATCGACGGGAAGAAGCGTCAGATGCGCCGCGTTGGAACGGCGCCGCGTGGCAATTCGCACGTTCTTGCCGAGATCGACCAGCGCGTTGACGAGATGACTTCCGATGAAACCCGAACCGCCGATGAGCGCTACCTTTTGATGTCGCATATTCGCCTCTAGAGTCGCGGCTTTGTGAGTGCGCTTTGACGAATGCGAACGGCGAAGGGGCAGCCGCGCGCCCGTTCCGTCTATTCGTGCAACGAAACCGCGACGCGCGGTGCAAAAGAACTACGGCGCGATATATCCCAGCCGCGTCTTCAGCGATTGCGGACGGCCTTCGAACAGTGCCGCGTAGTAGACGGTGTTCGACAGCACGTTCTTGACGTAATCGCGCGTCTCGGTGAACGGAATGGTTTCAGCAAAAATCGCGCCCTCGACAGGCGCGCGCAAATCCTGCCGCCATTGCTTCGGCCGGCCGGGACCTGCGTTGTAACCGGCAGTGGCGAGCACGGGTGAGTTATCGAATTGATTGTAGATCATCGACAGGTAATTTGTGCCGAGCAGAATGTTGGTGTTGATGTCGTTCATTTGCGCGCGCGACACCGGACCCATGCCGATTTTCTTGGCGACGAGTTGCGCCGTGCCAGGCATCAGTTGCATCAAGCCGCCCGCGCCTACTTCCGAACGCGCGTTGATGATGAAGCGCGATTCCTGGCGGATAAGCCCGTATGCCCATTCGATATCGAGCCCGGTGGTTTGCGCATCGCGCTCGACGATATCGCGGAACGGCGACAGATAACGCAGCGTGAAGTCGTGCTCGGTCTTAGTCTTGTCGGCGGTGTTCACCGTGCGGTCGAACAGTTCGATGCGCTTTGCATACTGCGCGGCGGCGATGAGTTGCCGGTCCGTCATGCTGCGCAATGGCCAGTTCCATTCGCGGTTGCCTTCGAGCCGCATGTTCAGCGAGTAGAAACGTTGCGACAGCGCGAAGCCCGGCACCGACTGCATCTGCGCGATTTCAGCATCGCTCACGGTGGTGCGCGGCGGGACGCTGATCTTCTGGCCGGTTTCTTCCAGCGCGAGCTGGCCGTAGAAGTTGTATTGGTCCGCGATCGACTGGAATTCCTGATTGGCCGTTGCGGCGTCGCCCGCTTGCTTGACCGCGCGGCCGTGCCAGTAAGTCCACGCAGGCTGGCTGCGCAAGGTGGGCGGCATCTGGTCGATAGACCAGCGCACCATGTTCCAGTCGCCCGCAAGCAGCGCGCTGCGCGTGCGCCATTCATATGCGGGGTTCGACAACTGCGCGTTCGCCGATAGCCGATACCAGTCCGACGCGGCCGGCATGCGCTTGATCGCCGCCTGATAGCCGATGGTGCCCCAGCCGATCGCGCGTTCCTGCGCAGTGAGACTCGGCGCGACCGAACTGAACGTGGCCGCGGCCATTGCCGGATCGTTGCGAGCCATGCGCGTGATGGCGAGCAAGGTCAGTTGGTGCGCCGGCGTGTTCGGCATGACGCCGCGCGCGAGGTAAAGCGGCGGCTTGTTGACCGCGTCGTCGAGAAGCGAGCCTTTCGGCTTTTCCTGCCCGAGCGCTTCGACGATATTCGATCCGGTCGACGTGTAGTTCTGTTCGTAAGCGATGCGAATCTGCTGCCAGATGTCGTCGCTCGTGAACTGGCCTGACTCCGCAAGTGCGCCGATGAGATCGACGCAGCCGTCGCCGTACCATTTGGGATCGACGAGCAGCGCGCGCGCCGCTTCCGCGACGTTCTCGCCCTTCGAGAGACGCGCTTCGAGTGCATAGCACTTGACCTGCGTGTCGTCGTTGAGCACGAAGCGGGCATATTGCTGCTCGAAGTTCTTCCAGTCGTGACGGCTGCCGAGCACGACGAGATAATCGTTGCGCATGCGGTCGGCAATGGCCTGGCCGTCGTTGCGCTGCAGGAACGAGAGCACCGGCGCATCGGGCGCGTCGATGCGCGCGTGGCCTTGCGAATCGAAGAGTTGCGGCTTGATCGTGAAGTACTCGACGTAACTCGGCGCCGGATAGTTCGGGATTTGCGCGGCAAGAACGCCGGCTTTGGCCGGATCGTTCGCGCGCGCGGCATCGCGCAACTGCATGAAGATGCGGTCGTCGGACGACGGCGAGAAGTCTTCGTCGGGGCGAACCGCGGAAGCTGTTCCACAAGCGACGAGCGTCACTGCGGCAAGTGCGGTACCAGCCGCAAGATATACTCGGTCGAGGCGTTTTGACATCGTTATTACTGGAGCGCGAGGTGGTCCAAAGATCGGTTGAAAGCATAGCACGCAACGTTTGCGCGAAACCTAAAAGCGCATTGCGTTCCACGCTTCTCGCAAGCCGCGAAGCACAGCGTGACGATCCCGCGCAAGCCGAAAGAAACAAGGCGCTCGCGACACGCATCGAGGCGTTGCTCGCGGAGCATGCGGTCAAGTGCATCGGCTTTTATTGGCCCGTTGCGGGCGAATTCGATGCACGCGCTTTGCTCACTCGCTGGCTCGCGGCAGACGCGACGCGCGCCGCCGCGTTGCCCGTGGTGGTCGAGCCCAAGGCGCCGATGGCCTTCCACGCATGGCATGCGCAAATGCCGATGAACGAAGGCCGCTATCGCATTCCCGTGCCTGCCCAGGAAATCCGCGTGACGCCGGATCTGTTGCTGATTCCATGCGTCGGTTTCGATCTCCAGCGCTTGAGACTGGGTTACGGCGGCGGCTACTACGATCGCACGCTCGCCGCCTGGCCGAATGGCGAGCGCCCCGTGACTATCGGGATTGCCTACGAATCGGGCAAATGCGATGCGCTCCCGCGCGAGACCCACGACTTGCCGCTTGGAGCCATCGTCACCGAGGCTGCCATCTACTGACTCAAAGCGATGTCGCCGCGCGCGCGGCGGTATCGTAAAGACCGGATGCGTTGCGCATGAGTTGCGCGGCGTCGCCAATCTGCTCGTTTGTCAGCCCGCTTTCGCGCAGCGTCGACATGAGACAGCTCTCCCGCACTTCACGATACTTCCCGCACAACTCGCGCCCTGCCGCCGTTGCGGAAAAGAACACTTCCTTGCCCGTCTTCTCGCTTTTAACGTAACCGCGCGCCACCAGTTTCTTGAGTGCATACGTGGCAACGTGGGTATCCTCGATATTCAGGACGAAGCAGATGTCGGCGAGCTTTTTCTTGCGATCGCGATGGCTCACGTGATGCAGCAGCGATACTTCCACGGCGGTCATGTCCTTCGCGCCCGCCGCCGACATGCAACGCACCATCCAGCGATTGAACGCGTTGCTCACCATGATGAGCGCGTATTCGAACTCCGATAACTCGGCGCTGACTTCTGACACGAGATGCTCGGACGAGACGATCTTGGTAGGGTGACGCGACATGGCGAGGACCGTTGAAAAGTGCGTGGAGTGTATCCGAACGATATCGCGCAGCCGCGACCTTGCGTCACGAACTACACTCCGAACAAACGCTTATTGATAAATTGTCGATAATTTATTGACAATGTAGCATTCTGACGCGTTGCTGGCCGCATGGACGGCGCGCGCAAGGGACCAGAGAGGCATGACGAAACCACGTATTCATCCGCTTGGCGACAACGCGCTCGTGTGCGAATCCGCGCCACCGGCGACGCTCGATTGTCAGCGCCGCATCTGGGCGCTCGCCGACATCGCGCGGCTCATGCCGCACGTCGTCGAAGTCGTGCCGGGCATGAACAACCTGACCATCGTCTTCGACCCGCTCGAAGCCGATTACGAAGCCCTCGCGGCGCAACTCGAAGATGGTTGGGAAGCGGCCACGCCATCGGATACGGGCGGCGCGGAGATCGAGATTCCGGTGCGCTACGGCGGCGCGGACGGCCCCGATCTGAGTTCGCTCGCCAAGCACGTCGGCCTTTCCGTCGATGAAGTCGTGAAGCGTCACACCGAAGCCGAATACGTCGTCTTCTTTCTCGGTTTTCAGCCGGGCTTCGCCTACATGGGCGGCCTCGATCCCGCGCTGCACACGCCGCGCCGCGCGGAACCGCGCCTCGAAGTGCCGGCGGGTTCGGTCGGCATCGGCGGGGCGCAGACGGGTATCTATCCCGCTGTATCGCCCGGTGGATGGAATCTGCTCGGCCGCACCGACCTCAAGCTTTTCGATCCGGCCCGCAACCCGCCGACGCTCATGCAGCCCGGCGACCGCGTGCGCTTCACGGCGCTGGAGGTGCGCGCATGATCGAAGTAAAACGCGCGGGCGTGCTCTCGTCCGTGCAGGATCTCGGGCGCCACGGTTATCGGCATCTCGGCGTGAGTTCGGGCGGCGCGCTCGATGCGCTGTCGCTGGAAATCGGCAATCGTATCGTCGGCAACAAGGCGGATGCGGCGGGTATTGAAGTCACGTTTGGGCCGACCGTGCTGCGCTTCTCGCGCGCGACGCGCGTGGCGATTACCGGCACGGACTTCGGCGCGACGCTCGACGACGAGCCGGTTTATTCGTGGTGGAGTCTGCCCGTGCGCGCGGGCCAGGAACTGACGCTGCGCGCGGCCAAGCGCGGCATGCGCGGCTACGTGTGCATTGCGGGCGGTATCGACGTCTTGCCGATGCTCGGCTCACGCAGCACCGACCTCGGCGCATGCTTCGGCGGCCTGGGCGGACGCGCGCTTGCCGACGGCGACCGTTTGCCCGTCGGCGTGCCGCAACCGCACAAGGGCATCGCGTTTTCGCCGGAAGAACCGGCCTTCGGCGTGAAGGCGCCCGCGTGGTGCAAGTTCGTGCTCGTCGATGAACCCGTGCGGCGCGGCCGACATGCGCCGGGCGTCGACTGGGCCGTGCCGATTCGCGTGCTGCGCGGTCCGGAATACGCGAGCTTCACGGAGAAGGCGCAGCGCGACTTCTGGAACGAGGAATGGACCATCACGCCAAACAGCAACCGCATGGGCTTTCGCCTTGCGGGCACGGAGCTCGAACGCGGCGAGAAAATCGAACTGCTGTCGCACGCGGTCTTGCCCGGCACGATTCAAGTGCCGCCGAACGGCCAGCCCATCGTCCTGATGGGCGACGCGCAATCCACGGGCGGCTATCCGAAGATCGGCGCGGTCATCAAGGCGGATTTGTGGAAGCTCGCGCAAGTGCGGTTGAACGGCGGCGTGCGCTTCATCGAAACGTCGCTGGAAGAAGCACGCCATGCGCTCGCCGAAGAGCGGCGCTATGTCAGTCAGGTGGGCACGGCCATCGCGATGCACGAGGAACGCTGCGCGCGTCTGGCTAAATCAACGTAACGACTTTGAACGATACGACATCATGGAAATCGATCTGAACGCCGATCTCGGCGAAGGCTGCGGCACCGACGAAGCGCTGCTCGAACTCGTCAGCTCCGCGAACATCGCGTGCGGCTGGCATGCGGGCGGCGCCACCGCGATGCGCGAGTGCGTGCGCTGGGCGGTGCAAAAAGGCGTGGCGATCGGCGCGCATCCGAGCTTCAACGATCCCGAGAACTTCGGCCGCAAGGAAATGGACTTGCCGCCCGAGGAAATCTACGCGGGCGTGCTGTATCAACTGGGCGCGCTGTCGGCCATTGCGCGGGCGGAAGGCGGACGTATCGCGCATGTGAAGCCGCACGGCGCGCTCTACAACCAGGCCGCGAAAAGCCCCGGGATAGCGGATGCCATCTGCTCCGCCGTGCATGACTTCGATCCGTCGCTGCTGATCTTCGGTCTCGCCAACAGCGGTCTCGTCGATGCGGCGCGGCGCGCGGGCTTGGTCGCCATCGAGGAAGTCTTCGCGGATCGCGGCT
Encoded here:
- the pxpA gene encoding 5-oxoprolinase subunit PxpA → MEIDLNADLGEGCGTDEALLELVSSANIACGWHAGGATAMRECVRWAVQKGVAIGAHPSFNDPENFGRKEMDLPPEEIYAGVLYQLGALSAIARAEGGRIAHVKPHGALYNQAAKSPGIADAICSAVHDFDPSLLIFGLANSGLVDAARRAGLVAIEEVFADRGYRADGSLVPRKEPGALLEDETEVLDRTLAMVREQRVQAVSGEWVPLKAQTICLHGDGAHALEFARRIRGALADAGVDVRAARAARAE